CACGACACCAGCGGGCTTGCTCCTGACCAGCGACCGAATCCGTGGCTCGTGGCTCAGTTGGCCGACCAGGACGCCGCCGAGAAAGAACCAGAAATAGAACTCCCTGGTCTCGCCAACCATCATGTCGATGAGATGCTGCTGCCGCGCGAGGTACGCCGCGACGAGGAGGGCGAACGTGACGCCGATGCGCGCCACGCGTCCCGGTGTGAGAGCCAGGGCCCCCGCTGTAGCCGAAGATTCCGCCGTTGTTCGCCAGGGCAGGCGATGCAACCATGGCTGCAGCGAGAGTCCATCGAAGCTATCGGGTGAACATCCACACACTCTAACCTGGTAGCGCATCGATCGGGCGGATCTTCATTGCCTAGCGCCGCCCAGAGTTCCGGCCCCAAAACATCGAAACCCCAGTTCCAACCTCCTACGGGAACCCCGGCCTCACGAACACGCATCTTCGCGAGGATCTCCCCGAGATTGCGACGCTTCGATTCGCCGGACCTCGTTCACTGGAAGCTGGAATCGAGTTGGAATCGCCGACCCGGCTCGCGGAGCCATGAGGCGCGAGGACGCGACTACGGTAATTTGCCCCGAAGCGGAGCCGCGAAGGTGTCCTCCGCTTGCGATAGCGCGGCACGCCCCGTGCAAGACAGATCCCGTGAACACCAACCGGTGAAGGAACGCAGCCATGTCGGAGCCGCACGAGATTCCCGAGGCAACGGACGAAGACCTGAACCCGTACCACATGGCCCGGGCCCAGTTCGATCAGGCCTCCGGGTATCTCCCGCACTTGAAGACCGGGCTGATCGAGTTCTTCAAGCGACCCCGCCGCACGGTCACCGTAGAGTTCCCTGTGCTCACGGAGGACGGCGACGTGCAGATGTTCACCGGGCATCGTGTGCTGCACAGTCGCGTCCGCGGGCCCGGAAAAGGCGGCGTCCGGTACCACCCCGAGGTCACTGCGGACGAGGTGCGCGCGCTGGCTTCATGGATGACCTGGAAGTGCGCGGTAGCGGATGTTCCCTTCGGCGGGGCCAAGGGCGGCGTTGCCTGCAACCCGAAGGAGTTGGACGAAGCGGACCTTCGGCGCATCACGCGGCGGTACATCTCGGAACTGGGCGACTGCATCGGTCCACAGACCGATATTCCGGCGCCGGACGTGAACACCAGCGCCCAGACCATGGCCTGGGTCTACGACACGTACGAGGCACTCCATCCGGGAGCGAACAACCTGCCGGTGGTCACGGGCAAACCCCTGGATCTGGGTGGCTCGCAAGGCCGCGAGGAGGCAACGGGCCGAGGCATCCTCTACGCCACCCAGAGCGCCCTCGACGGCTGCATCCTCCCAGGCCGCAGTTCGCTCGCCGGCGCTGACGTCGTCGTCCAGGGTTGGGGCAACGTCGGCACCCACGTGGTCGATCTCTTCCGGGAGGAAGGCGCGCGGATCATCGCCGTGAGCGATTCGCAAGGCGGCATCCTGAACAAGGAGGGCCTGGATCCGGAGGCCGTTCGAGAGCACCGCCGCGAGGTCGGCAGCGTCGTCGGACTGGCCGGTACGACCACCATCACGAACAAACAACTGCTCGAACTCCCGTGCGACATCCTCGTACCGGCGGCACTTGGCGGACAGATCCGTCGGGACAACGCACCCCGGGTCGCCGCGAAGCTGGTGGTCGAAGGCGCGAACGGGCCGACGACCCCCGAAGCAGACCAGATCCTCGCGGAGCGGGGAATCCACGTACTGCCCGACATCCTGGCCAACGCCGGCGGTGTCGTGGTCAGCTATTTCGAATGGGTCCAGAACACCGAGAACAAGCAGTGGGATCTGGAGGAGGTGCAACAGAAGCTGCACCTACGCATGACCCGCGCCACCCGTGACGTGCTGGCCAGCCAGGCGGAGCTGCAACAACGCCTGCCAGCCATCCGCGAGGCCCTCGAGGAGACCCGCGCCAAGCATCCGGTTCCAGAAGTTCCGGAGGGCGAAGTGACGTTGCGCTCGGCAGCCTACGTGCTTGCCATCGAGCGGGTCGCCAGCGTGGCGCTGGCGCGAGGCATCTGGCCGTAGAGCCTCGACTCGAGAGCCTGAACGGCAATGCGTCCATCTCGGGCGCGGGCTCATCACGCCCACGCCCGACGTCGATGGCATCGGCGTTGTCAGTCTTCCTTGATTCGACGTTGTCTCAGGTGTTCCTGACCGGCGGCGGACCTGATCATGGACCGCTCCCTAGGCAGCGCAACGCCAGACGGCCACGGCATGACAGCCACTGCCCGCCAGTACGAACAAATGCCAGATGAAGTGCCCATAGCGCAGGCGAGTCGCTGCGTAGAAGCCCACCCCAGCGGTGTAGGCGAGCCCGCCGGCCACCAGCCAGAAGAGGTCATCAGCCGGCATCCGGTCTGTGAGTGGCTTGATGGCGAGCAGGACGAGCCACCCCATCGCCAGATAGAGACCGGTCGACCAGACCGGGTGGACACGGATACCCGTCGTCTTCCACACGACGCCCGCCAATGCGAGGGTCCAGACCGCACCAAGCAGAGCCCAGCCCAGGTCCCCGCGAAGCACGCCCAGGGTAAACGGTGTGTAGCTGCCGGCGATGAACAGGTAGATCGCGGAGTGGTCGATGACACGGAAGACACGCTTGGCCGGGCCGGCGGGCAATGCGTGATAGAGGGTCGAGGCCAGGTAGAGTAGGATCATCGTGATGGCGAACACGAACGCGCCCACCACCTCTGCCATCTCACCCCGCTCCAACGCGGAAGCCGTCAGGATCGGCAGGGCCAGGACGGCCGCTACGAGTCCCAGGCCGTGGCTGATGCTATTGGCGATCTCTTCGCCCAGGGTCGATCGTTGTCGGATATTCATGTTCATCCCCTCAGCAAGGAGTATGCCGGATGAGAGACCACCAGCACCCTCCTCTCACTGCCTACCGAAGCGCCGAGCCTTCACCTGCAGTCGTTCTACTGCGTTCCGCGCGGTCAGAGCTTGTAGATACCCCGTAGGGCCCTGTCGAGAAGCGCCGATGGAACGACGCGTCGCGCAGCCACGGCCAGCCTCTGGCTCAGGGCGCCCACCGGGTACCGATTCGCAGGCGACGGGTTGGCAATGATCTTCGCCAAGGCTTCCGCGAACTCCCGGGGGTCCGCGCCGCCCTGCTCGTCTCGTTCCATCACCGCCACGGCCCGGCGACACGCCTCGCCGTAGGCCGAGCCTTCGCCGTTCTCGGCCGTGAAGAGGCGACTCTCCGTGAAGTCGGTCTTGAAATCACCCGGCTCGAGCAAGACCACATGGACACCGAACGTACGGATCTCCATGCGCAACGCGTCCGACATCGATTCGAGCGCGTACTTCGACGCCGAATAGAAGCCCTGGAACGGAATCGTGACGAGGCCCCCGAGCGAGCTGACATTCACGATGAGGCCCGAACCCTGGGCCCGGAGCGTGGGCAGGACAGCGCGACAGACCCGCAACACGCCGAAGAAGTTGGTCTCGAAGAGCGCCCTGGCCTCCTCGACCGACGTGTCCTCCACAGCACCTGCCATGCCAATCCCAGCGTTGTTCACGACCACGTCGATCCGGCCTTCGCGCTTCAGGATGAAATCTACCGCCCTGTCTACGGAGGCGGCGTCACCCACGTCCATCGGGATCATGAACGGCGCCGCACCGAGGTCCCCGGAATCCGGGAACTCCGCTCGGCGACTCGTTCCGTAGACCTGGTGGCCAAGCCGAGCCAGATGCTCGGCACTGGCCTTGCCGAAGCCGGCGGATGCCCCGGTGATCAGGACGACCCTGGGCGTCATCCCCGACTCCCGCTTCCCGGTCTCACCCCCGCTCCGTCGGGGGAAGGTCCTGACAGGAATCCAGGTACTTGAACAGGATTCCCTTCACCATCTCCTGGGCTCCGGGGATCTCCGCCGGAAGGCCGCCGTAGATCGCCGCCGAGATGGGAGCCTCGTTCGGCGGATCGAGTGCGTACTTAACCGCCGCATCCAGATCCTCCGCAAATTTCTCCACCACGCCTGGTTGGGTCTGCGGCCGCGTTACGCACATATGGATCGCATTCGGATACTGCTGCCCATTGAAGCGCCAGCCGCGCTCCTTCATGAAATCATTCACATGGTAGATGTCGAAGCGATCCGAGGAGAACGAGAAGCAGAAGGTGGGCTTGCCCATCATCTTGAGCTCGGGATGGCTGTTCACGAGGTCCTGCATCGCGAAGCTGGTCTCGAAGATCGCCTTGGCGTAACCGAGGAAGCCCTCGCGGCCCAGGCTAACCATCGAAGCCCAGGCCGACGCCAGCAAACCGCCCGATCTGCTGCCCGCGATTCCCGGCGAGTTGTACTTGCCACCGGGCCACTCCGGTGTCGCGAAATACTGATAGCGGCGCAGGGCCCGATCGCGGCACAAGAGGACCGAAGTTCCCTTCAAGCCGAACCCGTACTTATGCGTGTCGGCCGAGATGCTCGTCACGCCCGGCAAACGGAAATCGAATACGGGGATGTCGTAGCCCAACTGCTGGCCCCAGGGCAGGATGAATCCACCCAGGCAGCCATCGACGTGCAGGCCGATGTTCCGCTCCGCGGCCAACCCGGAGAGCTCCTCGATGGGATCGATGGTGCCGTACGGGTAGTTGCCGGCGGAGCCGACGATCATGATGGTGTTCTCGTTGATCTGGTCACACACGAGATCCACATCAACAAGCGTGCTCTCCGGATCCACTGGCACATGAATCACCTTGACGCCAAACAGGTGGGCGCCCTTCTCGAAAGCAGGATGGGCGGTCGAAGGGAGGATCATCTCGGGCTCGGTGATGCCACCTTCGGCGCGGAACTTGTCCCGATACATCAGGACCGACGTGAGGATGCTCTCGGTCCCACCCGAGGTCACCGAGCCGCAAGCCCGGGCGTCGTCGCCTTCGCCCACCGCCGCATCGGCGTTCATCATGTCGAGCGCCATCGCAGTGATCTCGCTCTCGAAACGCGTTGCGCTGGGGCAGATGTCGCGCTGCAGCGCGTTCACATGGGCGTATTCGGAGAAGACCTCGTTCAGGAACGCGTAGTGCTCCGTATCACCGCAGTACATCGTTCCGGAACACTGGCCCGTCTGCCAGAAGCTGTCCTCCTCCCCTGCAATCTCCCGAAGCTCATTCAGGATCTCCTGGCGAGGCCGGCCCTTCTCGGGGAAGCGACGGATGACGCCCAGCCGTTCGGCGTAGGGGTAGAGATCGCCCATCGGGCTCTTCTGTTCGTCTGCCATGGTATTACCTCGGTTTGCTCGCTGAGCGAGCGTTCAGGAGTTGAACGATTTCAGTGCGCGGCTGTGAAGCTCGCGATTGGCGGCGGCCACGACGAGGCCACCTTCCAAGGCTGGCCCGCCCTGGACGTCGGTCACGATGCCGCCAGCGCCTTCCACAATCGGGATCAGCGGGATGATGTCGTAGGGTTCGAGACTTCCCTCGATGACCAGATCGATCTGGCCCATGGCCAGGAGGGCGTAGGAATAACAATCGCCGCCGTAGCGCATCATCCGACTCGCTGCGGCCACCCGCTCGAAGCCCATGCGGTCGCGGTCGGACACGAACATGCTCGGATGCGTGCAATAGAGGATTGCCGCCGAAAGCCCGGTGGTGGAGCTTGTTCGTAGCGCATGCTCCTTTCCGTCTCGTCTCAGCCATGCGCCTTCCTGTGTTCCCAGGAACGTCTCCCGCAGATAAGGCTGGTGCATCACTCCGGCGAGACATTCCCGGGCGGAGGTCAGCCCGATCAGTGTCCCCCAGGCGGGAACACCGCTGATGAACGCGCGAGTCCCGTCGATCGGATCGATCACCCAGCGAAGGGGGGAATCGGACTCGACGGTCCCAGTCTCTTCGCCAAGAAACCCGTAGCCCGGGTACACGCGAGCCAGGTCGGCGCGGATCGACGCCTCGACTTCCCGGTCCGCGCAGGTCACGGGATCGAAAGCTCCTCCGGCGGCTTTGTTCGCTACCTCGACACCCGTACGGAAGTAGCGCAAGGCGATCGGTCCGGCGGCCTCGGCGGCGGAAGCTGCTGCCTCGACGTGAGCACGAATCTCCTCCGGTGCAAGGCCCGGATCGCCGACATCAGGCATTCAGTGCCTCGAAGATCGGGAGGTTCTGTTCGAAGGCCCGAACGAATTGCTCGAACATCCGCTCGTAGGTGTGCTGGCTCTCGGGCCTCGGATGGTAGGTGCGACGAATCGGACAATGCTCTTCGATGTCGTCCAGCGCAACGATGCCCAACTGCTCGAACGCAAGAAACGCAGTGGCGCGGTTGTTCACGTAGCGCGCCTCTGCCAGCTGCCGAACGGGACGACCCATGACATCCGCGAGCATCTGCGACCACTCATCCGAGACCGCCCCGCCCCCAGCGAAGTTCAGCTCGCCGAACTCCCGCCCTGTGAAGGCCTCGACCTCTGGAAGCAACCAGCGCAGGTGGAAACTCACGCCTTCGAGAACAGCCCGAAGCATCTGGGCACGGGTCGTGTCGAGCGAGAAGCCGAGGAACCCCCCGCGCATGGCATCACTGGTTCTTGGAGAATGCGCACCCGTGAGCCAAGGCATGTAGATCAGACCGCCACTTCCGGGCGGGACGGAAACCAGTGTCTTCTCGACGTTGGCGAACGGATCTTCGATCGAGTGGTCCGCCAACTCATCGCTGGCGAAGACCACCTGCTTGAGAAAGTGCTCGAGGGGCTTTGCACCGAGCCCGCATTCTGCCATCACCGAATAGCGTCCCGGAATGGGGCTCGGCATGGCCAGGATGCTGTGCTCGAGGTCGGAACCCTTCTCGTCCACGAAACCGAGGACCTGGCAAGTCGTCCCGATGTTGATGCCTCCATAGCGGCCCTGGAAGACACCGGTACCGATGGACACGGCGTGGGTATCGTTCACGCCAGTGAAGACCTTCGTCTCGGGAGAGAGGCCTATCTCGGCTGCAACTTCGCGCGTCAGGCTTCCAATGCACGTATTCACCGGCACGAGTTCCGGGAGCTTGTCCAGATCGATTCCAGAGAGACCCAGGAGTTCGTCGTCATAGCGGACGGCGTCGAGCCGCCTGTTGTCCGTGAGCAGTTGGGCGAATGCAGTGCAGGGGTTCGAGGTGCAGACCCCTGTGAGCCGCGTGGTGACGTAGTCTGCCGGCTCGACGAATTTGTAGGCCCGCTCGTAGACATCGGGCTTCTCGTGTTGAACGAACAGCATATGTGAGAGCGAATCGCTTCCAGTGGGAAGCGGCAGCATTCCGTTGATCTCGATCCAGCGAAACAACGCATCTGGATGCCGCCCGTAGAGGGCCTGCGTGTGGGCTCCGCCGCGGGTATCCATCCATGAAATCAAGTTGGAGACGGGATGACCCCGCTCGTCGATCGGAACGACCGAGAAATACTGGCTCGCACAACTCACCGCGAGCACGGCCTGCGCCGGAACGTCAGCCTCGTGGACGACCTGCTTGGCCGCGCTCAGGATGGCAAGCCAGACCTGCTCGGCGTCCTGCTCGAAACCCCCTTCTCCGACGTCCAGGCTCTCGACCGGCCGCACCGTGCTGGCGGCAATCGCTCCGTCCTCCCGCACCAACGAGACCTTCGGACCGCCGGTTCCCAGATCGATCGAGAGGATGTATTGGGATTCCGGCACCGGCCTCTGGCTCCTCATTCCGAAGTTGCTACATTTGTACCATGTTGAAAAGCGGCGCGCAAGCACAAGGCTCCGGACCGGGGAAACGCGGGAGCCAGAGAGGTCGGTACGCCACTGGGGTTCAACGCCGCCAGGAGTTGCTGGAGGCCGTCCTCCGCATCGTGGCGAGGGATGGCGTGGCCGCCGTGACCCACCGGGCCGTCGCGGCCGAGGCCGAGGCCCCTCTGCGGGCGACGACCTACTACTTCGCCACCAAGGAGGACATGATCCGGGACGCCTTCCGCTTCTTCGCCGAGCAGTCGATCCTTCAAATCGACGAGGCGAGCGAGCGCTATCTGGATCGCGATGTCGGCCCCGAAGATGCGGTTTCCCTGATCTTCGAAACCATCGTTCAGGAATCTCGGAACCCCAATACCTCCTGGGCCGCCGAGTTCGAACTCATCCTCGCCATCGCTCGGGAGCCCTCCTTCGCACCGGAGTACCGTGCATTTCAAGATCGCATCGACGAAGGGCTTCAACTGGCCATGCGCCGGATCGGCTCCCACCACCCGGCGCGTGATGCACGGATCGTGCTGGCGTTCCTGCGCGGCTTCGAACTGGAGCAGCTCTCACGACCGGAACGAAAATCCTGGCAGCGCCGCATGAAGGCCGATCTCGCCGGCCTGATAGCCGCACTCATCAAGAGCAGCGGCTGAACGGGCAGGCCTCGTGGAACCGATTCCCCAAGTCCTCAACTTCCTGGGCGTGGGCGTGTTTGCCATCTCGGGCGCACTCGCCGCGGGGCGCAAGCGAATGGACCTGTTCGGGGTCTTCGTTCTGGCGACGGTCACGGCGATCGGCGGGGGCACACTCCGAGATCTCGTTCTCGATGTAGGGCCTGTCTTCTGGGTGACCGACCCCACCTACCTCCTGGTCTGTGCGGGCGCAGTAGCACTCGCATTCGTAGGCCGCGGAGTCCTGGCCAGGCCCCGCCAGCTACTCGAGATCGCGGACGCGGCAGGGCTCGCGGTCTTCTCCGTCCTGGGCACCGATAGCTCGCTCGCAGCGGGCTTCCATCCGCTCGTCTGTCTCCTGATGGGCGTGATTTCCGCCGTGGCTGGCGGGATGCTCCGCGACGTGATCGCTGGCGACGTTCCGCTCATCCTTCGCAGCGAGCTCTACGCGACAGCTGCCCTGGTGGGCGCTGCGACCTTCTATGGCTTCACTCTCCTTGGAATCGCCGATGGAAACGCCGCCTGGTTTGCGGCCGGCCTCGCCTTCGCGACGCGATGCGCCGCGATCCGTTGGGGGCTGACGCTGCCCGCCCTGGGCCTCCCGGAGGACAATGGCCAGGATCGATGACTCGCTAGCCGGACGCCCCGAGAACTCAAGGAACAACAGAATTCCTCCGAAAAGACCGTACTCGCACCCACCGAGAGGGCTCCGCCATTCCGCCTGCTTCCAGCAAAGGTCTCGTAGCCATTCAACAGGTGGCAATCCTCCACGGCGCGCTGGAGCAGGGCATCCTGAGCCGGGAACAGCTCGAGGTACGGCTCAGCTCGCCTGCCGTCGACCTGCTCGACGCAAAGCTCGAACCCACGCGTTGGTATCCGGCCGATGCGGTTGCCGAGCTGATCGATGCAAGCTGGGATCTCTGCCTTGGCCAGAACGTGGAACTCGCCGTCTCCGTGGGCCACACGATGTTTCGCGAGCTGAAGGAGAGCGGACGCTATCAACAGCTGGAATACGCTTCGGGGAACCGCGAATTGGGCGAAGGCCTCGAGGCTCTCCGCCACACACGCCTGGTCGGCAGCGTCGTTCTCAACCTCTTCGATTTCCTCGAGCTCGGCTATGAGCTGGTCTCCGAGG
Above is a genomic segment from bacterium containing:
- a CDS encoding aspartate aminotransferase family protein, whose amino-acid sequence is MGDLYPYAERLGVIRRFPEKGRPRQEILNELREIAGEEDSFWQTGQCSGTMYCGDTEHYAFLNEVFSEYAHVNALQRDICPSATRFESEITAMALDMMNADAAVGEGDDARACGSVTSGGTESILTSVLMYRDKFRAEGGITEPEMILPSTAHPAFEKGAHLFGVKVIHVPVDPESTLVDVDLVCDQINENTIMIVGSAGNYPYGTIDPIEELSGLAAERNIGLHVDGCLGGFILPWGQQLGYDIPVFDFRLPGVTSISADTHKYGFGLKGTSVLLCRDRALRRYQYFATPEWPGGKYNSPGIAGSRSGGLLASAWASMVSLGREGFLGYAKAIFETSFAMQDLVNSHPELKMMGKPTFCFSFSSDRFDIYHVNDFMKERGWRFNGQQYPNAIHMCVTRPQTQPGVVEKFAEDLDAAVKYALDPPNEAPISAAIYGGLPAEIPGAQEMVKGILFKYLDSCQDLPPTERG
- a CDS encoding hemolysin III family protein yields the protein MNMNIRQRSTLGEEIANSISHGLGLVAAVLALPILTASALERGEMAEVVGAFVFAITMILLYLASTLYHALPAGPAKRVFRVIDHSAIYLFIAGSYTPFTLGVLRGDLGWALLGAVWTLALAGVVWKTTGIRVHPVWSTGLYLAMGWLVLLAIKPLTDRMPADDLFWLVAGGLAYTAGVGFYAATRLRYGHFIWHLFVLAGSGCHAVAVWRCAA
- a CDS encoding Glu/Leu/Phe/Val dehydrogenase, which produces MSEPHEIPEATDEDLNPYHMARAQFDQASGYLPHLKTGLIEFFKRPRRTVTVEFPVLTEDGDVQMFTGHRVLHSRVRGPGKGGVRYHPEVTADEVRALASWMTWKCAVADVPFGGAKGGVACNPKELDEADLRRITRRYISELGDCIGPQTDIPAPDVNTSAQTMAWVYDTYEALHPGANNLPVVTGKPLDLGGSQGREEATGRGILYATQSALDGCILPGRSSLAGADVVVQGWGNVGTHVVDLFREEGARIIAVSDSQGGILNKEGLDPEAVREHRREVGSVVGLAGTTTITNKQLLELPCDILVPAALGGQIRRDNAPRVAAKLVVEGANGPTTPEADQILAERGIHVLPDILANAGGVVVSYFEWVQNTENKQWDLEEVQQKLHLRMTRATRDVLASQAELQQRLPAIREALEETRAKHPVPEVPEGEVTLRSAAYVLAIERVASVALARGIWP
- the hisN gene encoding histidinol-phosphatase; the encoded protein is MPDVGDPGLAPEEIRAHVEAAASAAEAAGPIALRYFRTGVEVANKAAGGAFDPVTCADREVEASIRADLARVYPGYGFLGEETGTVESDSPLRWVIDPIDGTRAFISGVPAWGTLIGLTSARECLAGVMHQPYLRETFLGTQEGAWLRRDGKEHALRTSSTTGLSAAILYCTHPSMFVSDRDRMGFERVAAASRMMRYGGDCYSYALLAMGQIDLVIEGSLEPYDIIPLIPIVEGAGGIVTDVQGGPALEGGLVVAAANRELHSRALKSFNS
- a CDS encoding TetR/AcrR family transcriptional regulator, which encodes MLKSGAQAQGSGPGKRGSQRGRYATGVQRRQELLEAVLRIVARDGVAAVTHRAVAAEAEAPLRATTYYFATKEDMIRDAFRFFAEQSILQIDEASERYLDRDVGPEDAVSLIFETIVQESRNPNTSWAAEFELILAIAREPSFAPEYRAFQDRIDEGLQLAMRRIGSHHPARDARIVLAFLRGFELEQLSRPERKSWQRRMKADLAGLIAALIKSSG
- a CDS encoding SDR family oxidoreductase translates to MTPRVVLITGASAGFGKASAEHLARLGHQVYGTSRRAEFPDSGDLGAAPFMIPMDVGDAASVDRAVDFILKREGRIDVVVNNAGIGMAGAVEDTSVEEARALFETNFFGVLRVCRAVLPTLRAQGSGLIVNVSSLGGLVTIPFQGFYSASKYALESMSDALRMEIRTFGVHVVLLEPGDFKTDFTESRLFTAENGEGSAYGEACRRAVAVMERDEQGGADPREFAEALAKIIANPSPANRYPVGALSQRLAVAARRVVPSALLDRALRGIYKL
- a CDS encoding carbohydrate kinase; its protein translation is MPESQYILSIDLGTGGPKVSLVREDGAIAASTVRPVESLDVGEGGFEQDAEQVWLAILSAAKQVVHEADVPAQAVLAVSCASQYFSVVPIDERGHPVSNLISWMDTRGGAHTQALYGRHPDALFRWIEINGMLPLPTGSDSLSHMLFVQHEKPDVYERAYKFVEPADYVTTRLTGVCTSNPCTAFAQLLTDNRRLDAVRYDDELLGLSGIDLDKLPELVPVNTCIGSLTREVAAEIGLSPETKVFTGVNDTHAVSIGTGVFQGRYGGINIGTTCQVLGFVDEKGSDLEHSILAMPSPIPGRYSVMAECGLGAKPLEHFLKQVVFASDELADHSIEDPFANVEKTLVSVPPGSGGLIYMPWLTGAHSPRTSDAMRGGFLGFSLDTTRAQMLRAVLEGVSFHLRWLLPEVEAFTGREFGELNFAGGGAVSDEWSQMLADVMGRPVRQLAEARYVNNRATAFLAFEQLGIVALDDIEEHCPIRRTYHPRPESQHTYERMFEQFVRAFEQNLPIFEALNA